The following coding sequences are from one Sphingomonas sp. OV641 window:
- the ruvC gene encoding crossover junction endodeoxyribonuclease RuvC, protein MIILGLDPGLGTTGWGVIAAEGNRLRHVANGQIKTDTTAPLPRRLANLYSALIDVIRAERPDSAAVEEVLGNTNAQSTLKLGQARGVVLLAGAGAGLTIGEYHPSTVKKAVVGTGGAEKRQIQAMIGVLLPGAKVAGPDAADALAVAICHAHHQASAAGMMRRAQL, encoded by the coding sequence ATGATTATTCTTGGCCTTGATCCGGGACTTGGCACGACCGGCTGGGGGGTGATCGCGGCGGAGGGCAACCGGCTGCGGCATGTCGCCAACGGGCAGATCAAGACTGATACGACCGCACCGCTGCCGCGGCGGCTGGCCAATCTTTACAGCGCATTGATCGACGTAATCCGTGCCGAGCGGCCGGACAGCGCGGCGGTGGAAGAGGTGTTGGGCAACACCAATGCGCAATCGACGCTGAAGCTGGGGCAGGCGCGCGGCGTCGTGCTGCTCGCGGGTGCCGGAGCGGGTCTGACCATCGGCGAATATCACCCCTCGACCGTGAAGAAGGCGGTGGTCGGCACTGGCGGCGCGGAAAAGCGGCAGATCCAGGCGATGATCGGCGTGCTGCTGCCGGGCGCCAAGGTTGCCGGGCCGGACGCTGCGGACGCGCTGGCGGTGGCGATCTGCCATGCGCATCATCAGGCGAGCGCAGCCGGCATGATGCGGCGCGCACAATTATAG
- the ruvA gene encoding Holliday junction branch migration protein RuvA yields the protein MIAYLKGVLASTTADHAVIEVSGVGYLVGASSRTLTALGPVGEAVMVHTEMLVGEDFQRLVGFASADERDWFRLLTGVQGVGARVALAILSALEPAELNRAVAAQDKAMVARANGVGPKLAERIVRELKDKAGGIILGPAAAAQVAPVGAGADAVSAMLNLGFRPAEASAAVAAAEEELGPGATLDALVRLALRKAAK from the coding sequence ATGATCGCCTATCTCAAGGGCGTGCTTGCCAGCACCACCGCGGACCATGCGGTGATCGAGGTGAGCGGTGTCGGCTATCTCGTCGGCGCGTCCTCTCGCACCCTGACGGCGCTGGGGCCGGTGGGCGAAGCGGTAATGGTGCACACCGAGATGCTGGTGGGCGAGGATTTCCAGCGACTTGTGGGCTTTGCCAGCGCGGACGAGCGCGACTGGTTCCGACTGCTCACCGGCGTGCAGGGCGTTGGTGCGCGGGTGGCGCTGGCGATCCTGTCCGCGCTGGAGCCGGCCGAACTGAACCGAGCGGTCGCCGCGCAGGACAAGGCGATGGTGGCGCGCGCCAATGGCGTCGGGCCCAAGCTTGCCGAGCGGATCGTGCGCGAACTTAAGGACAAGGCGGGCGGGATCATCCTGGGGCCGGCCGCGGCGGCGCAGGTTGCACCGGTAGGGGCGGGCGCGGACGCGGTCTCGGCGATGCTCAATCTGGGCTTCCGCCCGGCTGAGGCGAGCGCGGCGGTAGCGGCTGCGGAAGAGGAGCTTGGGCCTGGCGCGACGCTGGACGCGCTGGTCCGGCTGGCCTTGCGAAAAGCGGCAAAATGA
- a CDS encoding ParA family protein, whose translation MAERATSGRTTAVYSLKGGVGKTTLAVNLAWASATLSARRTLLWDLDGQAASTWILGHDPHGREAGAAIRREVNPRRLVRSTAIERLDLLPADASLRELDVAFRVLDKKNRLARLVEELAGEYDRIVIDCPPGLTDTSDQIMRAADLVAVPVIPSALSRRALDEIAAHVGRKKGPKVTLAPVFSMVDRRRAVHREALDQHPDWPVIPMASAFEAMAERRAPLGAFTSRQAPGVEAVAALWQRIEAALAGMKKSGGD comes from the coding sequence ATGGCTGAGCGCGCGACGAGCGGGCGAACGACGGCAGTCTACAGCCTGAAAGGCGGCGTGGGAAAGACGACGCTGGCGGTGAACCTGGCCTGGGCGTCCGCAACCTTGTCCGCGCGGCGCACCCTGCTGTGGGATCTCGACGGGCAGGCGGCGTCGACCTGGATCCTTGGTCACGATCCGCATGGGCGCGAGGCGGGAGCGGCGATCCGGCGTGAGGTGAACCCACGTCGCCTGGTGCGCAGCACCGCGATCGAGCGGCTGGACCTGCTGCCCGCGGATGCCTCGCTGCGCGAACTGGATGTCGCCTTTCGCGTGCTGGACAAGAAGAACCGGCTGGCGAGGCTGGTCGAGGAACTGGCGGGCGAATACGACCGTATCGTGATCGACTGCCCGCCCGGCCTGACCGACACGTCCGACCAGATCATGCGCGCGGCGGATCTGGTCGCGGTGCCGGTGATCCCATCCGCCTTGTCGCGCCGCGCACTGGACGAGATCGCGGCGCATGTCGGACGCAAAAAGGGGCCGAAGGTGACGCTGGCGCCCGTCTTCTCGATGGTCGACCGTCGCCGCGCGGTGCATCGCGAGGCGCTGGACCAGCATCCCGACTGGCCGGTGATCCCGATGGCGAGCGCCTTTGAAGCGATGGCCGAGCGCCGCGCGCCGCTGGGCGCCTTCACCTCGCGCCAGGCGCCGGGCGTCGAGGCGGTGGCCGCCTTGTGGCAGCGGATCGAGGCGGCGCTGGCCGGCATGAAGAAGAGCGGCGGCGATTGA
- the ruvB gene encoding Holliday junction branch migration DNA helicase RuvB, with protein MTDTDRLITPARRAEDADAALRPKRLDEFVGQAAARDNLRVFIEAARTRGDALDHVLFFGPPGLGKTTLAQIVAREMGVGFRATSGPVIAKSGDLAALLTNLEDGDVLFIDEIHRLQPAVEEVLYPAMEDRALDLMIGEGPSARSVRIDLPRFTLVGATTRQGLLTTPLRDRFGIPIRLQFYTVEELTSVVTRAASLLDLHIAPDGAAEIARRSRGTPRIAGRLLRRVRDFANVAGVVEVDAGAADRALNRLEVDNLGLDAMDRRYLTMIADIYRGGPVGVETLAAGLSEPRDTIEEVIEPYLIQLGLVARTARGRMLNAGGWKHLGLNPPAGSQDGLFD; from the coding sequence ATGACCGATACCGACCGACTGATCACCCCGGCCCGCCGCGCCGAAGATGCCGATGCTGCGCTGCGCCCCAAGCGGCTGGACGAATTCGTCGGCCAGGCGGCGGCACGCGACAATCTGCGCGTGTTCATTGAAGCCGCGCGCACGCGCGGCGACGCGCTGGATCATGTGCTGTTCTTCGGTCCGCCGGGGCTTGGCAAGACCACGCTGGCGCAGATCGTGGCGCGCGAGATGGGCGTCGGCTTTCGCGCCACATCGGGGCCGGTGATCGCCAAATCGGGCGATCTGGCGGCGCTGCTCACCAATCTCGAGGACGGCGACGTGCTGTTCATCGACGAGATTCATCGGTTGCAGCCAGCGGTGGAGGAGGTGCTGTACCCGGCGATGGAGGATCGCGCGCTTGATCTGATGATCGGCGAGGGTCCTTCGGCGCGCAGCGTGCGGATCGATCTTCCGCGCTTCACGCTGGTTGGCGCGACGACGCGGCAGGGGCTGCTGACGACGCCGCTGCGCGACCGGTTCGGCATCCCGATCCGGCTGCAATTCTACACCGTCGAGGAACTGACCAGCGTGGTTACGCGTGCGGCGTCGCTGCTCGACCTGCATATCGCGCCGGACGGGGCGGCGGAGATCGCGCGCCGGTCGCGTGGAACGCCGCGTATCGCCGGGCGCCTGCTGCGGCGCGTGCGGGATTTCGCCAATGTCGCCGGTGTGGTGGAGGTGGACGCGGGCGCGGCCGACCGCGCGCTCAACCGGCTGGAGGTGGACAATCTGGGCCTGGACGCGATGGACCGCCGCTACCTGACAATGATCGCAGACATCTACCGCGGCGGGCCGGTGGGCGTGGAGACGCTGGCGGCGGGCCTATCCGAGCCGCGCGACACGATCGAGGAAGTGATCGAGCCGTATCTGATCCAGCTCGGCCTGGTCGCGCGCACGGCGCGGGGACGGATGCTGAACGCCGGCGGGTGGAAGCATCTGGGCCTCAATCCGCCGGCGGGCAGCCAGGATGGGCTGTTCGACTGA